From Bordetella flabilis, the proteins below share one genomic window:
- a CDS encoding dienelactone hydrolase family protein: MSMDDKHLDSLLPRLRLDRRGFIATAAASAGYCLAAGPVMAQTAIKTDAQGLTAGWVEVPAAGGNMRAYRAAPQNKTGLATVLVVPEIFGVHEYIQDVCRRLAHRGYMAIAPDLFARQGDPSKYTEVAKLLSEVISKIPDPQVLGDLDDCAKWASAHGGDADKLGIIGFCWGGRYVWLYSAHNPKLKVGAAWYGALRGKTDGKIRTAFPVDIADKLHAPVRGAYGAEDTGITQEDVQAMRDALAKGSPAARASVIDVYAGAGHAFHADYRPSYRKEAADQSWQRMLEWFSQHNFK; encoded by the coding sequence ATGAGCATGGACGACAAGCATCTCGATAGCCTTCTTCCCAGGTTGCGCCTGGACCGGCGCGGCTTCATCGCCACTGCGGCCGCCTCGGCCGGGTATTGCCTGGCCGCGGGTCCCGTCATGGCGCAGACGGCCATCAAGACGGACGCCCAGGGATTGACCGCCGGCTGGGTCGAGGTGCCGGCCGCGGGCGGCAACATGCGGGCGTACCGCGCGGCCCCGCAGAACAAGACCGGGCTGGCCACGGTGCTGGTGGTGCCGGAAATATTCGGGGTGCACGAGTACATACAGGATGTCTGCCGCCGGCTTGCTCATCGCGGCTATATGGCGATCGCGCCCGACCTGTTCGCGCGCCAGGGCGATCCGTCCAAGTACACGGAGGTCGCCAAGTTGTTGTCCGAAGTGATCAGCAAGATCCCCGACCCGCAGGTGCTGGGGGACCTGGATGACTGCGCCAAGTGGGCGTCCGCCCATGGCGGCGATGCGGACAAGCTGGGGATCATCGGCTTTTGCTGGGGCGGACGCTATGTCTGGCTGTATTCGGCGCACAATCCCAAGCTGAAGGTCGGCGCCGCCTGGTATGGCGCCTTGCGCGGCAAGACCGATGGCAAGATCCGCACGGCATTCCCCGTCGACATCGCGGACAAGCTGCATGCCCCCGTCCGCGGGGCCTACGGCGCCGAAGATACGGGTATCACGCAGGAAGACGTTCAGGCAATGCGGGATGCGCTGGCCAAGGGTTCGCCTGCCGCGCGCGCTTCGGTGATCGACGTCTATGCGGGCGCTGGCCATGCTTTCCATGCCGATTACCGTCCCAGCTACCGCAAGGAAGCCGCGGATCAGTCATGGCAGCGCATGCTGGAATGGTTTTCGCAGCATAA
- a CDS encoding DUF748 domain-containing protein yields the protein MPLRLPRIRITRRFLRITGGIVGFILLLFALAAWQVPEFTRRALTRDVAGMLGRDVQVGKITFNPFTLTLRAHDIAVAQPGGAQPLFALAQADISASWRSLFWFAPVVDALVLRQPRLALVRDGQAHFNFSDVQQKLAALSAGEPPAPEEQDKPLPRFSLNNMRLEDGSITLDDKVTGKKQVIDEIALGVPFISNFGYATDIDVLPRFHARINGSPFDLHGTARPFDAVPTSTLDVNFKGLALEQWADAWGVPLPIKLNRGLLDSDLRIAFEQPKDATPKLRIAGGMSLRELDLREASDDGLLAWQSLNVRGVDLLPLERRLHIGEVELAAPRIQTRRYADQRINWIDVVDKLQRLGAGARTDGPPPVSTVKTATTPLAAGKAAQADKGAAGGATGGAAPPTGQAAASAPAGPAPGTPATAPAATPPAPGPSAPANPAGTTVPAGTAAPAGTTAPAGTTAPTTTSAPTAPQPAAAPDPWRVSIDKISVVDGQLQVRDAGTQLDYALDKLAVTVEHVQLPQPKDQPIALRVSAANPDGATLESSGGLILQPLALNLDLRAARLPLKPFAGAVRSVAPVTLLGGTAGASAKINVTDKGGVYVTQATDVKLDLADASARDETLQPPVNVAVKTLALGLDRLALGPGTSKFDLRGTGILGEGALSSQGSVSLQPLAVKARIDLSDLNVAQLAPYAASSLNATVRSVRIGAKGDAEFVAAQGATPMKASWKGGIDVTDLNLQDRVNRADFLAWKRLSMADMAVSMAGGKPTIDLGDVTLDNFYGNVLLNAQGRLNVLDLVAEPGQARGSITQDTQSRGAPPPSAKGGAMPDIAVRSVTLKNGRATFNDRFVRPNYTAELSAIEGSVSAVSSTNPKPANVSVKGRVYRTAPLTISGIVQPFAKFLTLDIKASARGVDLPRFTTYSAKYVGYPIERGKLSLDVEYRIKNRELQASNRVQLDQLTFGAKTDSPQATTLPVMLAVALLKDRNGNIDINLPISGSLDDPSFSVGGIIVRVLGNLIVKAVTSPFSLIASAFGGGGEELSYVAFAPGSAVLTDQAKDKLKKLASALADRPSLKMDISGRADPVTDEDGLRQAWVDMRVRAARARATGKSSRLDGEAPLSDAERAKYLADAYDNTKLDNKPRNFIGIAKSLPPDQMEALMRQAAPAGEAQLRRLADARAQAAYEQLQADGAPMDRIFMVAPTLSADGIKDDGAPNRVEFSLKR from the coding sequence ATGCCCTTGCGTTTGCCCCGAATACGAATCACGCGGCGGTTTTTGCGGATTACTGGGGGCATCGTCGGGTTCATCCTGCTGCTGTTCGCCCTGGCCGCCTGGCAGGTGCCGGAATTCACGCGGCGGGCCTTGACGCGCGACGTGGCAGGGATGCTGGGCCGCGACGTGCAAGTCGGCAAGATCACCTTCAATCCGTTTACGCTGACATTGCGGGCGCACGACATTGCCGTGGCCCAGCCCGGCGGCGCGCAACCCTTGTTTGCGCTGGCGCAGGCCGATATCAGCGCATCCTGGCGCTCGCTGTTCTGGTTCGCGCCGGTGGTCGACGCCCTGGTGCTGCGCCAACCTCGCCTGGCGCTGGTGCGGGACGGCCAGGCGCATTTCAATTTCTCCGACGTGCAGCAGAAGCTCGCGGCGCTGTCGGCCGGCGAGCCGCCGGCGCCCGAAGAGCAGGACAAGCCGCTGCCGCGCTTCTCGCTGAACAATATGCGGCTGGAGGACGGCTCGATCACCCTCGACGACAAGGTGACGGGCAAGAAGCAGGTCATCGACGAAATCGCGCTGGGCGTCCCGTTCATTTCGAACTTCGGCTACGCCACGGATATCGACGTGCTGCCACGCTTCCACGCGCGCATCAACGGCAGCCCCTTCGATCTGCACGGGACGGCGCGCCCCTTCGATGCCGTGCCGACCTCCACCCTGGATGTCAACTTCAAGGGACTGGCGCTGGAGCAGTGGGCCGATGCCTGGGGTGTGCCGCTGCCCATCAAGCTGAACCGTGGCTTGCTGGATTCGGATCTGCGCATCGCGTTCGAACAGCCCAAGGACGCCACGCCCAAGCTGCGCATCGCCGGCGGCATGAGCCTGCGCGAACTCGACCTGCGCGAGGCCTCGGACGACGGGTTGCTGGCGTGGCAGTCGCTGAACGTGCGCGGCGTGGATCTGCTGCCCTTGGAGCGGCGCCTGCATATCGGCGAAGTGGAACTGGCCGCGCCGCGCATCCAGACGCGCCGCTACGCCGACCAGCGCATCAACTGGATCGACGTGGTGGATAAACTCCAGCGGCTGGGCGCAGGCGCCAGGACGGACGGTCCGCCGCCCGTGTCTACCGTCAAGACGGCGACAACGCCATTGGCGGCCGGCAAGGCGGCGCAGGCGGATAAAGGCGCGGCAGGCGGCGCGACGGGTGGCGCGGCGCCGCCAACCGGCCAGGCCGCCGCGAGCGCGCCCGCGGGTCCGGCCCCCGGTACGCCCGCCACGGCGCCGGCTGCGACGCCCCCGGCGCCGGGACCCTCCGCGCCGGCAAATCCCGCAGGAACGACAGTGCCCGCAGGAACGGCGGCTCCCGCAGGTACGACGGCTCCCGCCGGAACGACAGCCCCGACAACGACGTCGGCTCCTACAGCTCCGCAGCCCGCCGCGGCGCCCGACCCTTGGCGCGTGTCCATCGACAAAATCAGCGTGGTCGACGGCCAGCTGCAGGTGCGTGACGCCGGCACGCAGCTGGACTATGCGCTGGATAAGTTGGCCGTGACGGTCGAGCACGTGCAATTGCCGCAGCCCAAGGACCAGCCCATCGCGCTCCGTGTGAGCGCGGCCAATCCCGACGGCGCCACCCTGGAAAGCAGCGGCGGCCTGATCCTGCAGCCGCTGGCCCTGAACCTGGACCTGCGTGCCGCGCGCCTGCCGCTGAAGCCGTTCGCCGGGGCGGTGCGCAGCGTCGCGCCGGTCACGCTGCTGGGCGGCACCGCCGGCGCTTCGGCCAAAATCAATGTCACCGACAAGGGCGGCGTGTATGTCACCCAGGCGACCGACGTGAAGCTGGACCTGGCCGATGCATCGGCGCGCGACGAAACCCTGCAACCGCCGGTCAACGTTGCCGTCAAGACGCTGGCCCTGGGCCTGGACCGGCTGGCGCTGGGACCCGGCACATCGAAGTTCGACCTGCGCGGCACCGGCATCCTGGGCGAGGGAGCGCTGTCGTCGCAAGGCAGCGTCAGCCTGCAGCCGCTGGCGGTCAAGGCGCGTATCGATCTTTCCGACCTCAATGTGGCGCAGTTGGCCCCTTACGCGGCGTCCAGCCTGAACGCCACGGTGCGCTCGGTACGGATCGGCGCCAAGGGCGACGCGGAATTCGTGGCGGCGCAGGGCGCCACGCCGATGAAGGCGTCGTGGAAAGGCGGTATCGACGTCACCGACCTGAACCTCCAGGACCGCGTCAATCGCGCCGACTTCCTGGCGTGGAAGCGGCTCAGCATGGCGGACATGGCGGTATCCATGGCCGGCGGCAAGCCGACGATCGATCTTGGCGACGTGACGCTGGACAACTTCTACGGCAATGTCCTGCTGAATGCGCAGGGCCGGTTGAATGTGCTCGACCTGGTCGCCGAGCCCGGCCAGGCGCGCGGCTCCATCACGCAGGATACGCAAAGCCGGGGCGCTCCTCCGCCGTCCGCCAAGGGCGGCGCGATGCCGGACATTGCAGTGCGCAGCGTGACGCTGAAGAACGGCCGCGCCACCTTCAACGACCGCTTCGTGCGGCCCAACTACACCGCGGAACTCTCGGCCATCGAAGGGTCGGTATCCGCCGTGTCCTCGACCAACCCCAAGCCCGCGAATGTCAGCGTCAAGGGACGCGTGTATCGCACCGCGCCGCTCACCATCAGCGGGATCGTGCAGCCTTTCGCGAAGTTCCTGACGCTCGACATCAAGGCCTCGGCGCGCGGCGTGGACCTGCCGCGCTTCACCACCTATTCCGCCAAGTACGTGGGCTATCCCATCGAACGGGGCAAGCTGTCGCTGGACGTGGAGTACCGCATCAAGAACCGCGAGCTCCAGGCCAGCAACCGGGTGCAGCTGGACCAACTCACCTTCGGCGCCAAGACCGACAGCCCGCAGGCCACCACGCTGCCCGTCATGCTGGCGGTCGCGCTGCTGAAGGACCGCAACGGCAATATCGACATCAACCTGCCGATATCCGGGTCGCTGGATGATCCGAGTTTCTCCGTCGGCGGCATCATCGTGCGCGTGCTGGGCAATCTCATCGTCAAGGCGGTCACCTCGCCCTTCAGCCTGATCGCGTCGGCCTTCGGCGGCGGCGGGGAGGAATTGTCGTATGTCGCCTTCGCGCCGGGCAGCGCCGTATTGACCGACCAGGCCAAGGATAAGCTGAAGAAGCTGGCGAGCGCGCTGGCCGACCGGCCCTCCTTGAAGATGGATATCTCCGGACGCGCCGATCCCGTCACCGACGAGGACGGGCTGCGCCAGGCCTGGGTGGACATGCGGGTGCGCGCCGCCCGCGCCCGGGCCACGGGCAAGAGCAGCCGCCTGGACGGCGAGGCGCCGCTGTCGGACGCCGAGCGCGCCAAATACCTGGCCGACGCCTACGACAACACCAAGCTGGACAACAAGCCGCGCAATTTCATCGGCATCGCCAAGTCGCTGCCGCCGGACCAGATGGAAGCGCTGATGCGGCAGGCCGCGCCGGCGGGCGAGGCCCAGTTGCGCCGGCTCGCCGATGCGCGCGCGCAGGCCGCCTACGAGCAGCTGCAGGCCGACGGCGCGCCGATGGACCGCATATTCATGGTGGCGCCCACGCTTTCGGCCGATGGCATCAAGGACGATGGCGCGCCGAATCGCGTAGAGTTTTCATTGAAGCGCTGA
- the moaC gene encoding cyclic pyranopterin monophosphate synthase MoaC: MPNPPPALSHLDESGQVRMVDVGGKTVTARVAIAAARVRMNATAYGLLTQPGQGKGEVLNTARVAGMLAAKRCADLIPLCHSLPLSFVGVDFALDDAGHSIDIRATCRTDFRTGVEMEAMTACSVAALTIYDMCKAADKGIVIEQVRLEYKAGGKSGEWHAQP, encoded by the coding sequence ATGCCGAATCCTCCCCCTGCTTTGAGTCACCTCGATGAATCCGGCCAGGTCCGCATGGTCGACGTCGGCGGCAAGACCGTCACGGCTCGCGTGGCCATCGCCGCGGCGCGCGTGCGCATGAACGCCACGGCGTATGGCCTGCTGACGCAGCCGGGACAGGGCAAGGGCGAAGTCCTGAACACCGCGCGCGTGGCGGGCATGCTGGCCGCCAAGCGGTGCGCGGACCTGATCCCCCTGTGCCATAGCCTGCCGCTGTCCTTCGTGGGCGTGGACTTCGCGCTGGACGACGCCGGGCACAGCATCGATATCCGCGCCACGTGCCGCACCGATTTCCGTACCGGCGTCGAAATGGAGGCCATGACCGCCTGCAGCGTGGCTGCACTCACCATCTACGATATGTGCAAGGCCGCCGACAAGGGCATCGTCATCGAGCAGGTCCGCCTCGAATACAAGGCGGGCGGGAAAAGCGGCGAGTGGCATGCGCAGCCGTAG
- a CDS encoding MoaD/ThiS family protein yields MSPAINLLYFAHVAELTGRRAEPWPLPEPAITGTALLQSLEQRYPQLAPAGRLKLAVNQTHAKPSVTIHAGDEVAVFEPVTGG; encoded by the coding sequence ATGAGCCCGGCCATCAATCTTCTGTATTTTGCGCACGTCGCCGAACTGACCGGGCGCCGTGCCGAACCCTGGCCGTTGCCCGAGCCGGCCATCACGGGCACCGCGCTGCTGCAGAGCCTGGAACAGCGCTATCCGCAGTTGGCGCCCGCCGGCCGGCTCAAGCTGGCGGTGAACCAGACCCACGCCAAGCCATCCGTCACCATCCATGCGGGCGACGAAGTGGCCGTCTTCGAACCCGTCACGGGAGGTTGA
- a CDS encoding molybdenum cofactor biosynthesis protein MoaE, with protein MVVVQDADFDASALLAGLRARAGAAAGAIVTFTGYVRDFSADEATETLFLEHYPGMCERELEEIGQQAMSRWQVVDFIIAHRVGALPRNAQIVFVGAASAHRGDAFRACEYMIDALKTRAPFWKRETLASGRSFWVEQRQTDHDRTRSWDAGSTGFSKENK; from the coding sequence ATGGTCGTCGTCCAGGACGCCGATTTCGACGCGTCGGCCTTGCTGGCCGGCCTGCGCGCGCGTGCGGGCGCGGCAGCCGGGGCCATCGTCACCTTCACGGGCTATGTGCGCGACTTTTCGGCCGATGAAGCGACGGAGACGCTTTTCCTGGAACACTACCCCGGCATGTGCGAACGCGAGCTCGAAGAGATCGGGCAGCAGGCCATGTCGCGCTGGCAGGTGGTCGACTTCATCATCGCGCACCGCGTGGGCGCCCTGCCCCGCAATGCTCAGATTGTTTTCGTCGGCGCGGCAAGCGCGCATCGCGGGGATGCCTTCCGCGCCTGCGAATACATGATCGATGCGCTCAAGACGCGCGCGCCCTTCTGGAAGCGGGAAACGCTGGCCAGCGGGCGCAGCTTCTGGGTGGAACAACGTCAAACCGATCATGACCGGACCCGGTCCTGGGACGCCGGCAGCACGGGCTTTTCGAAGGAAAACAAATGA
- the moaB gene encoding molybdenum cofactor biosynthesis protein B, translated as MSEQNNDRKVSLACAVLTVSDTRTAGNDTSGNWLAETLARDGHDCVRRDLVKDNIYLIRRIVSDWIADPEVQVIVITGGTGFSHRDSTPEAVTALLDKEIPGFGELFRHVSYQEIGSSTIQSRALAGYANDTLIFCLPGSTGACETAWKHILREQLDSRHKPCNFATHLQNSGRSR; from the coding sequence ATGAGCGAGCAGAACAACGATCGGAAGGTATCACTGGCGTGCGCCGTCCTGACGGTCAGCGATACGCGCACCGCCGGCAACGATACCTCGGGGAACTGGCTGGCCGAGACGCTGGCGCGCGACGGCCACGATTGCGTGCGCCGCGACCTGGTCAAGGACAACATCTACCTGATCCGCCGCATCGTCAGCGACTGGATCGCCGACCCCGAAGTCCAGGTCATCGTGATAACCGGCGGCACCGGCTTCTCGCACCGCGATTCGACGCCGGAAGCCGTGACGGCGCTGCTCGACAAGGAAATCCCGGGCTTCGGCGAACTGTTCCGCCATGTGTCGTACCAGGAGATCGGCAGCTCTACCATCCAGTCGCGCGCGCTGGCCGGCTATGCCAACGACACCCTGATTTTCTGCCTGCCCGGCTCCACCGGCGCCTGCGAAACCGCGTGGAAGCACATCCTGCGCGAACAGCTCGACAGCCGGCACAAGCCGTGCAACTTCGCCACGCACTTGCAGAACTCGGGACGCTCGCGCTAA
- the glp gene encoding gephyrin-like molybdotransferase Glp encodes MLDFDDAQTRLANGAPLPTTATDMPLREAMGLVLARDLTATLDLPPADNSAMDGYALRHADYREGARLPIDQIVYAGHTPQALQPGHASRLFTGSIMPAGADTVVMQEDTREADGHVEITRAPRQGQHVRRRGEDTATGTPLLAAGTRIGPAQIALLASQGIVRVSVHPAVRVGILTTGDELVAPGEPRADHQIYNSNGAMLAALVENMGGRATHVLHAADEEASLKDAFQTLTRECDLVISIGGVSVGDKDLVKPVLESLGATLDLWRVRMKPGKPVAMAHVGGTPVVCLPGNPVSAFAVFAVLVSPLLRRMQGRRELFPQVSMLTLRTEDPRQDSREEFLRVRRIVNAGGVGELQAFDKQGSGVVSSLPWATGLARIPAGVPVYDGEKVAYYDFSHWLS; translated from the coding sequence ATGCTAGATTTCGACGACGCCCAGACCCGGCTCGCCAACGGCGCGCCCCTGCCCACGACTGCCACCGACATGCCCCTGCGCGAAGCCATGGGCCTGGTGCTCGCGCGGGACCTGACCGCCACGCTGGACCTGCCGCCCGCGGACAACAGCGCCATGGACGGCTACGCCCTGCGCCATGCCGACTACCGCGAAGGCGCCCGCCTGCCGATCGACCAGATCGTCTATGCCGGCCACACGCCGCAGGCGCTGCAGCCCGGCCATGCCAGCCGCCTGTTCACCGGCAGCATCATGCCGGCCGGCGCCGATACGGTCGTGATGCAGGAAGACACCCGCGAAGCCGACGGCCACGTCGAAATCACCCGCGCCCCCCGGCAGGGCCAGCACGTGCGCCGACGCGGCGAGGACACGGCGACCGGCACGCCGCTGCTCGCGGCCGGCACGCGCATCGGCCCCGCGCAGATCGCCCTGCTGGCTTCGCAGGGCATCGTCCGCGTCAGCGTGCATCCCGCCGTGCGGGTCGGCATCCTCACCACCGGGGACGAACTGGTCGCGCCCGGCGAACCGCGGGCCGACCACCAGATCTACAACTCGAACGGCGCCATGCTGGCCGCCCTGGTCGAGAACATGGGCGGCCGCGCCACCCACGTCCTGCATGCCGCGGACGAGGAAGCCAGCCTGAAGGACGCCTTCCAGACCCTGACCCGCGAATGCGACCTGGTCATCAGCATCGGCGGCGTATCCGTCGGCGACAAGGACCTGGTCAAGCCGGTGCTGGAAAGCCTGGGCGCCACGCTGGACCTGTGGCGCGTGCGCATGAAGCCCGGCAAACCCGTCGCCATGGCCCATGTGGGCGGCACGCCGGTGGTCTGCCTGCCCGGCAATCCGGTGTCGGCCTTCGCCGTTTTCGCGGTGCTGGTCTCGCCCCTGCTACGGCGCATGCAGGGCCGGCGCGAGCTCTTCCCGCAGGTCAGCATGCTGACCTTGCGCACGGAAGACCCGCGCCAGGACAGCCGCGAGGAATTCCTGCGCGTGCGCCGCATCGTGAACGCCGGCGGGGTCGGCGAATTGCAGGCGTTCGACAAGCAGGGATCGGGCGTGGTCAGTTCATTGCCCTGGGCCACGGGGCTGGCGCGCATTCCGGCCGGCGTGCCGGTGTACGACGGCGAGAAAGTCGCCTACTACGACTTCAGCCACTGGCTGTCGTAG
- the mobA gene encoding molybdenum cofactor guanylyltransferase MobA, with amino-acid sequence METSQIAGLILAGGRGSRMDEADKGFALLNGRPMVEHVASRFRPQVSALLISANRNLERYADYGQVVTDDPAHGTWQGPLAGVAAGLEASQHPWLATAPCDVPFVPQSLVARLAHALASPSAGPRVAVACTGGRRQPVCMLLSRDLLPDLLKYLDEGGRKVDTWQSRVGCVEVAFDDQADAFMNVNTTGELSRASRYDSQWLKS; translated from the coding sequence ATGGAGACCTCGCAGATCGCCGGGTTGATTCTCGCGGGCGGCCGCGGCTCGCGCATGGACGAGGCCGACAAGGGGTTCGCATTGCTGAACGGCCGTCCCATGGTCGAGCACGTCGCCAGCCGTTTCAGGCCGCAGGTGAGCGCCTTGCTGATCAGCGCCAATCGCAACCTGGAGCGCTATGCCGATTACGGCCAGGTGGTGACCGACGATCCCGCGCACGGCACATGGCAAGGCCCCTTGGCCGGCGTGGCCGCGGGCCTGGAGGCCTCGCAGCATCCGTGGCTCGCCACCGCTCCCTGCGATGTTCCCTTTGTGCCGCAAAGCCTGGTGGCGCGCCTGGCTCATGCCCTGGCGTCGCCGTCCGCCGGCCCCCGCGTGGCGGTCGCCTGCACCGGCGGCCGTCGCCAGCCCGTATGCATGCTGCTGTCGCGCGACCTGTTGCCCGATCTGCTGAAATACCTGGACGAGGGCGGCCGCAAGGTCGACACCTGGCAATCGCGCGTCGGCTGCGTCGAAGTTGCCTTCGACGACCAGGCCGATGCCTTCATGAACGTGAATACGACCGGCGAACTGAGCCGCGCCAGCCGCTACGACAGCCAGTGGCTGAAGTCGTAG
- the moaA gene encoding GTP 3',8-cyclase MoaA, which produces MSKVIFLTDHRAAPRASSGAPVLPEPGQPVRDTRARPLRDLRISVTDRCNFRCTYCMPRDVFDGNHAFLPHAQLLSFEEIARTANVFARLGVRKIRLTGGEPLLRKNIETLIGMLARLRTPDGEPLELSLTTNGSLLARKARALKDAGLNRVTVSMDALDAQMFARMSDTDFPVADVLRGIDAAAEAGLTPVKVNMVVRRGVNDDQIMPMARHFRGTGHVLRFIEYMDVGSTNGWNMAEVLPSADVLARIGAEFPLVPLETDPMGRVAQRWAYADGAGEVGVISSVTQAFCEGCTRARLSPEGRLFLCLFASQGHDLRALIRGGADDDRLAAAIAGIWSGRDDHYSEGRVAGTPAAGSGPKVEMSYIGG; this is translated from the coding sequence ATGTCCAAAGTCATTTTCCTGACCGACCATCGCGCCGCGCCGCGCGCCAGCTCCGGCGCGCCCGTCCTGCCGGAGCCCGGACAGCCCGTGCGCGACACCCGCGCGCGGCCGCTGCGCGACCTGCGCATATCGGTCACGGATCGCTGCAACTTCCGCTGCACGTACTGCATGCCGCGCGATGTGTTCGACGGCAACCATGCCTTCCTGCCGCACGCGCAGCTCCTGTCCTTCGAAGAGATTGCGCGCACGGCGAATGTGTTCGCGCGACTGGGCGTGCGCAAGATCCGCCTGACCGGCGGAGAACCCTTGCTGCGCAAGAACATCGAAACGCTGATTGGCATGCTCGCCCGATTGCGTACGCCGGACGGCGAGCCGCTGGAGCTCAGCCTGACCACCAACGGCAGCTTGCTGGCGCGCAAGGCGCGCGCGCTCAAGGATGCCGGGCTGAATCGTGTGACGGTCAGCATGGATGCGCTGGATGCGCAGATGTTCGCCCGCATGAGCGACACCGATTTTCCGGTCGCCGACGTGCTGCGCGGCATCGACGCCGCGGCCGAAGCGGGCCTGACACCCGTCAAGGTGAACATGGTGGTGCGGCGCGGGGTCAACGACGACCAGATCATGCCGATGGCGCGCCACTTCCGCGGCACGGGCCACGTGCTGCGCTTCATCGAATACATGGATGTCGGCAGCACCAACGGCTGGAATATGGCGGAGGTGTTGCCCAGCGCCGACGTGCTGGCGCGCATCGGCGCGGAGTTTCCTCTGGTGCCCCTGGAAACCGACCCGATGGGCCGCGTGGCGCAACGCTGGGCCTATGCCGATGGCGCCGGCGAGGTGGGCGTGATCTCCAGTGTCACGCAGGCTTTCTGCGAAGGCTGTACGCGCGCGCGCCTGTCGCCCGAGGGGCGCCTGTTCCTGTGCCTGTTCGCCAGCCAGGGCCACGATCTGCGCGCGCTGATCCGGGGTGGTGCCGACGACGACCGGCTGGCGGCGGCCATCGCGGGCATCTGGTCAGGCCGTGACGACCATTATTCCGAAGGCCGGGTGGCCGGTACGCCCGCCGCGGGATCGGGGCCCAAGGTCGAGATGAGCTACATCGGCGGTTGA
- a CDS encoding substrate-binding domain-containing protein, which produces MSTGFRIALRPGWWLTRDSADDGVALQEVLSLLAAIDALGHIAGACRACGLSYRHGWGVLRRFEAVFGTPLLITRRRQGTELSPFAQRLLWANRRIEARLMPMLESLASELQEDLERLLPESGPHLKLHASHGFAVEALMQHMSERQPGLELRYRTATEALASLDSGECDLAGFQVPQGEFEKTMMRHYAQWLDPAEHLLIHLAVRNTGLFVTPGNPKGIRGVADLARPNVRFVNRQIGSSTRHLVELMLRRLDIPLTRVQGYENSEFTHMAVAAHIASGMADAGIGVETAAHRFGLDFIPLAQERYFFAIRKSALESPAMQALLAIMRGADYKNYVGQLVGYDATETGRIQTLQEAFG; this is translated from the coding sequence ATGAGCACCGGCTTCCGTATCGCCCTGCGCCCGGGCTGGTGGCTGACGCGCGACAGCGCCGACGACGGCGTCGCCCTGCAGGAGGTGCTGTCGCTGCTCGCGGCCATCGACGCGCTCGGCCATATCGCCGGCGCCTGCCGCGCCTGTGGCTTGTCCTATCGCCATGGCTGGGGCGTCCTGCGCCGCTTCGAGGCCGTGTTCGGTACGCCGTTGCTGATCACGCGCCGGCGCCAGGGCACGGAGCTATCGCCCTTCGCGCAGCGCCTGTTGTGGGCCAACCGGCGCATCGAGGCCCGCTTGATGCCGATGCTCGAAAGCCTGGCGTCCGAACTGCAGGAGGACCTGGAGCGCCTGCTGCCGGAAAGCGGCCCGCACCTGAAGCTGCATGCCAGCCATGGCTTCGCCGTGGAAGCGCTGATGCAGCACATGAGCGAACGGCAGCCCGGACTGGAACTGCGTTATCGCACCGCGACGGAAGCGCTTGCCTCGCTGGACAGCGGCGAATGCGACCTGGCCGGCTTCCAGGTGCCGCAGGGGGAATTCGAAAAAACCATGATGCGGCATTACGCGCAATGGCTCGATCCCGCCGAGCACCTGCTCATACACCTGGCCGTGCGCAATACCGGGCTGTTCGTTACGCCGGGCAATCCGAAGGGCATCCGCGGGGTCGCCGACCTGGCGCGCCCGAACGTGCGCTTCGTCAACCGCCAGATCGGCTCCAGCACACGGCATCTGGTCGAACTGATGCTGCGCCGGCTGGACATTCCGCTGACACGTGTGCAAGGCTACGAGAACAGCGAGTTCACCCACATGGCGGTGGCGGCGCATATCGCCAGCGGCATGGCGGACGCCGGCATCGGCGTGGAAACCGCCGCGCACCGCTTCGGCCTGGACTTCATTCCCCTGGCGCAGGAGCGGTATTTCTTCGCCATACGCAAGTCGGCCCTGGAGTCGCCCGCCATGCAGGCCCTGCTGGCCATCATGCGAGGCGCGGACTACAAGAACTATGTCGGCCAGCTGGTGGGCTACGACGCCACCGAGACCGGCCGCATCCAGACGCTGCAGGAGGCGTTCGGTTGA